The Acidimicrobiales bacterium sequence GTGCCCTGGAGGGTGTAGTCGTGGCTGCCGGTCTCGACCGGGGGGCGGGCGTCGACGGTCGCGGTCGGGAGGCCGAAGCGCGCCGCGATCTCGTCCAGGGTCGCCTGCGGGTCGGCGATCAGGTCGGCCTGGCGGACGTGAACGACCCGGTCGGGAGCCACCACGCCGTCGTCCAGCCACGGGCCGAGCGACGAGAGCGTGCGTCCGTAGAGCTCCAGGTGGTAGCGCCCGGTCGCGGCCTCGTCGACCCGGTCGCTGAACGCCCGCCGCAGGTTGGCGACGAGGCTGGTGACCGATCCGAGGACCTCCGCGGGCTCGCGGTGGGTGATCACGATGCGGGCGTCGGGATAGACGGCCATGAGCGTCGGGAGATTGTTGAGATGGACCGGCGACTTCAGGACCCACCGCCCGGTGCGCTGCCGGCGCTGGAGGACCTGGAGCACGCGCCGATGGGTGTCGTACGCCGTCGTCATGTCGGCGGCGGCGAGCCAGTCGACATAGTTCGGAAGGTCGTAGCGGCTGATGAACTCCTCGCTGCGGAACGCGAACGACATCGCGGACAGGCATTCCTTGTGCATGCGACCGGCGTAGCGGTGGATCGCGAGCATCGGCTCGCTGATCCGCTGCGGAAAGGTCAACTCCTCGTCGGCCGCGCGGATCCGGGGATCGTCGTCGGCTTCGTCGCCCGTCGGAGGTGGGAGCGGCGAGAGCAGCTCCCAGCCCTGCGGTGCCCGGACGCCGGGAAGCTGGGCGAGCAGCCCGTGCAGGTAGGTCGTACCCGTCCGCGGCGCGCCGGCGACGACCACCGGCGCCTCGATCGTTTCGTCGACGACGCCGGGATCCGCGGTCGCCACGTCACGGAGGTCGGCGTGGCCCCGGAGGAGCCGGAGGAGCCAACGGCGGGTGAAGTCCGCGCCGACGTCGGTGAGCCGGGCCCGGTCGCGCAGATCGTCGACGATGATCCGGAACGGTTCGTCCGCCGCCGCGTCGAGGGCCACGCCCGCCTCGTCGAGGAGCTTGTCGGCGTGCATGGTCAGGTGCGGAAGCGCCAGGCGAGATGGCGGCGCCGGGCCGCCAGCTCAGCCGCTCGCTCGTCACTGCCGATCCGGGGAGTCGCCTCGCCCATGACGGCGTCGAGGTCGGTCGCCCGTACGACCTGCGTCGAGATCTCGGGGGCCACGTCGTCGTGGGGCCAGAACCAGCGGAACGTGCACAGGCCCGTGGCGCGCCCTCCGGTGTCGAGCCAGTTGGCCGCGCCGACGTCGGTGGGTCCGACGACGAGGCGGATGCGGCCGTCGGCCGAGACCGTCGTCTGGCGGTGGTTGCGGGAGCAGACGCGGTCCCACGGGTCGGTGAGCTCGAACGTTCCCATGCGGTAGAGCTGGAGCGCCCAGTAGTCGGCGTGGGGCACGTCGGCCTCCACGAAGATCGACTCGTCGGGGGCGAGGTCCCAGAAGTTGAACGCGTAGCGGGCGGCCGAGAGCCCTTTCGCGACCTCGAGCCCGCTCGCGAAGACGTTGGGTTCGCGCTCGTCGCGGTTCTCGATCAGATAGCGGTTCCAGTTCCGCACGGAGTCGTCGACCTGCATGAACGCCCGGTCCAGGAGTGGGGCGAGGTCGTCCGCGATCGGAGCGGCCACCGGACCGGGATCGTCCAGGCATTCGATCACGAACGTGGCGGGCTCATCGGCGGACCAGTCGTAGTAGTACTCGCGGATCGACACCATGATCGCCCCGTCGGGCAGCTCGACATGGGCGGGGCCGGTCCCGCCGCTCCCGAGCGTGATCTCGAAGTCGTCGCCGGGCCCGATCCCCAGATCCGAGGCGGTCAGTGTCGCGACGGTGCCCCAGACCTCGTTGTGCATGAACCCCTTGCGGATGGCGAGCAGCCACTGATCGCAGGAGTGCATACGGCCGGTGATGCGGTACCGGTGCTGCGGGCTGATCCGGGCGTGGCGGTACACGTTGTCGGCGTTGGGGCCGCCCCACTGGCTGACGAGATCGTTGTGGCGGTGAAAGGCCGGACGGGTCGGGTCGGCGTGGAAGACCTCCCACTCCACGAATCGCGTCATCTGCTCGAGCAGGTGCTCGATCTGCTCGCCCGGCGCGTCGGGGAACGGCGGACCGACCACGTCCGCGGCGAGCGCAGCGATGCGGTCGGTGAATCCCCGGACGAGTGCGGTGAGATCGGACATCGGCATGGAGATTAGGGTCTGCGCGATGCGCGACCTTCGCCTGCGGCCCATTTCCGGCGCACTCGGTGCCGAGGTGACCGGCATCGATCTCGGCGATCTCGATGCCGACGCCGTCGCCGCGATCCGCGACGCGTTCGTCGACCACCACGTCCTGGTCTTCCGCGACCAGGACCTCACCCCGGAGGACCAGGTCGCCTTCGGTCGCCACTTCGGCGAGCTCGACACCCATCCGTTCGTGGAGATGAACGAACAGCACGGTGAGATCCTCGACGTCGTCACGGAGCCGGACGACCGCAGCAACTTCGGCGGCGGGTGGCACACCGACCTGACGTTCCTCGACGAGCCCGATCTCGGGTCGATCCTCTACGCGGTCGAGGTGCCGGAGACCGGGGGCGACACCCTCTTCGCCAATCAGCACCTCGCCTACGACGCGCTGAGCGAGACGATGCGAGCCATCCTCGATGATCTCGAGGCGGTGCACAGCGCGGCCCCCCAGTACGGCGAGGGTGGCCTCTCGACGTACAGCAAGAGCATGGAGACGAAGGACTCCGAGCTCTCCTACAAGACGGTCGTGCATCCGGTCGTGCGGACCCATCCGGAGTCCGGTCGCAAGGCGCTCTACGTGAACGGCGCGTTCACGACCGGCATCGTCGGCATGCACGGCGCCGAGTCCCGCCACCTCCTCGAGTTCCTGCTGAAGCACGCCGTGCGCGAGCGCTTCACCTGTCGCGTTCGATGGGAACCGGGCACGCTGGTGATGTGGGACAACCGCAGCGTGCAGCACTACGCGCTCCACGACTACGCCGGGCAGCGCCGCCACATGCGGCGGGTCACGGTCAAGGGCGATCGCCCGGTATGACCGCACTCGACGCGCAGCCGCGCGTCACGCTCGGCCACTGGCCCACGCCGCTCGAACCCGCCGATCGGCTGCGGGCGATCCAGGGTGGGCCCCGCGTCTGGCTGAAGCGCGACGACTGTTCCGGTCTGGCGTTCGGCGGCAACAAGACCCGCAAGCTCGAGTTCCTACTGGGTCGGGCTCTCGCCGACGAGGCGACCGGTGTGGTCACGTTCGGTGCGCTCCAGTCGAACCACTGTCGCCAGGCCGCGGCGGCCTGCAACCGGGTCGGTCTGCCGTGCCACCTGATCCTCACGACCGCGGTGGACCGCGACGACGCCCACTACACCGGGTCCGGCAACCGGATGCTCGACGACGTCCTCGGCGCGACGGTCCACGTCGTGGCCGACAACGACGCGGCGCTCACCCGGTGCGGCGAGCTGCTCGCCGGCGACCCCGCGCTCGCGGTGATCGGCCCGGGCGGGTCCGACGCCACCGGCACACTCGGCTATGTCGCTGCGGCCCGCGAACTGGCGGACCAGCTCCACGCCGAGGGGGTCGTGCCGACCGAGGTGGTGGTCGCGGCGTCGACCGGCGGCACTGCGGCGGGTCTCCTGCTCGGCCTCGCCCTGGCGGGGATGCCCACGCCGGTACGTGCCGTCGCCGTCTACGCCGACGGGGCGACCACGAGCGGCGTCGTCGACCATCTCGTCACCGAGACCGCCGCGCTGCTCGGTGTCGACCCGCCGTCGCCGGAGCTGCTCCGCGTCGACGACTCCGGCCTCGGCGACGGCTACGGCATCGAAACCGCGGCGTCACACGGGGCGATCGACGTCCTCGCCCGGGCCGAGGGCGTGTTGCTCGACCCCGTCTACACGGCCAAGGCGTTCGCCGCGCTCCTCGCCGACCCCGGAGCCGCGGACGACGACGTCGTCTTCGTGCACACGGGCGGCCAGCCGGGCCTTTTCGCCTACGCAGCGGCGTTCGCGGTGGACGGCGACACCTGAGCGGCCCGCGTCGGCCGCCGTCACCCCGGTTCGGACGGGGCCGACTCGTCGTGGGTGTGGGCGCGGTGGCCGTCGCGGTCGAAGATCATGATGACCTCGGCCGGCTCGTCGACCGCGGCGAAGGCGTGGGGGGTCATCGTGGCGAACTCGGCGGCTTCGCCCCGCTCGACGAGGATCTCGCGGTCGCCGAGCAACAGGCGCACCCGACCCTCGAGCACGAAGAACCAATCGTGGCCGGGATGGACCCGCTGCTCCGGTCGGCGTGACGTCGGCTGCAACCGCTGCTTGAGCGCAACCGTCGAACCGGTCGGGCGGCTCAACATCCAGGTGGTGCGGTCGCCGGACCGGCTGGGTTGTGGGCGGATCACGACGTCCTCGTCGTTGGTGAGGTCGAGGAGCGAGTCGAGGTCGATCTGCAACGCGGTGGCGAGCGGCAACAAGATGTCGAGGCTGATGGTCCGGTTGCCGGTCTCCACCCGGCTTATCGTCGACGCGCTGAGGTTGGTCCGCTCGGCCAGGGCGTCGAGCGACAGCCCCATCGACGTCCGGAGGCTGCGCAATCTGCTCCGCACGAGATGCTCGATGTCCTCGAGGCGGGCGGTCATGGCCAAGTTTTCCTCGGCCGAGGCTTGCGAATTCTGCAAGACACCATCCAGTTCATGGGAAACACCGTACCGTCGTCGGCATGTCCGAACACACACCGCACTCCATCGAACGCCACGGCGACGTCCTCGTCGTCGGTGGTTCGGCCGCCGGACTCGCCGCGGCCCTCCAGCTCGGCCGGCAGCGGCGATCGGTGATGGTCGTCGACGCCGGTGAACCCCGCAACGCGCCCGCGGCGGCGATGCACGGCTTCCTCGGGCGCGACGCAACGCCGCCGTCGGAGCTCATCGGCGTCGGCCGTGAGGAGGTCCGCAGCTATGGCGGTGAGGTGCTCAGCGGGCGTGTGGTCGAGCTGACCCGACACGACCGCGGCTTTCGGGCCGACCTGGTCGGCGGCCACTCGGTCGTGGCCCGACACGTGGTGATCGCGACCGGCATCGTCGACGTCCTCCCCGACATCGACGGTGTGGCCGACCAGTGGGGGCGGGGCGTGATCCACTGCCCGTTCTGCCACGGCTACGAGGTCCGCGACCGCCGGATCGTCCAGATCGTGACCCATCCGATGGGGCTCCACTCCGCGCCGCTCTTCCGGCAGCTGTCCGACCGCTTGACCGTCGTCGTGCACGAGCCGGCCGATATCGACCGGGCCGACCTCGACGCCCTCGACGCCGCCGGCGTGGAGATCGTGGAGCGGTGGGTCGCCCGGGTCGTCACCGGCCCGACGGGCGAGATCTCGGGGGTCGAGCTCGCGTCGGGCGAGGTGCTCGACGCTGACGCGGTCGTGGTCGGGCCTCGCTTCGCCGCGGCGACCGCGCCGTTCGAGCGCGTGGGTGTCGCCGCTGCGCCTCACCCATCCGGCCTCGGGACGGCGGTCGAGGTCGACGAGCTCGGCGCGACCTCGGTGCCGGGCGTCTGGGCGGCCGGGAACGTGACCGACCCGAGCCAGCAGGTCATCCAGGCGGCCGCCGCCGGCGCCCGGGTCGGTGCGATGGTCGCGTTCGCGTTGGCGCAAGAGGACCTCGCCGCCGACGGGCGCCCGTCCTCGAACGAGGTCGACTGGGACCGGCGCTATGCCGGCGATCGTCTCTGGAGCGGCAACCCCAACGGGGCCCTCGTCACCGAGCTCGACGGGGTTGCGCCGGGGACCGCCCTCGACGTCGGCTCAGGTGAGGGCGGCGACGCGATCTGGCTCGCCGAGCAGGGATGGACGGTCACGGCGTCAGACATCTCGACGACCGCCCTCGCGGTCGTTGCGGCCGAGGCAGACCGGCGCGGTCTGCCGATCGAATGTCTCCACGCCGACGCCAACGCCATCGATGCCTACGGCTCGCGCCGGTTCGACCTCGTCTCCGCGCACTACGCCTCGATTCCCCGGACGGCCGACGATCGTGGGCTGCACAACCTGCTCGACGCCGTCGCTCCCGGGGGCACCCTGCTCGTGGTCAGCCACGACATCACGCCGATGCGGCACCCGGTCGACACCACCACGGTCAGCCGGGTCTTCGACCCTGACGCCTACCTGCGGGTCGAGGACGTGGAAGCGGTCGTCCGCAGCTCCCCGTCGTGGACGATCGAGGTCCATGAGACGCGACCCCGGCCCCCCGGAGCCGCGTCCGCCCACCATGTCGACGACGTCGTTCTTCGCGCCCGTCGCCACCCGCGTTGATCGGTTCAGGTTGCGTGCGTCATCAGCTCGACCAGCTGGTCGAGCACGGTGCCCCAGCCGTCGTGAAAGCCCATCTCCTCGTGTTGGGCACGGGAGTCGACGTCGTTGTGGACGGCGACCGCCCGGTAGCGGGTACCGCCCGTCGCGGTCGGCTCGAGTTCGATGATCGCCGTCATCGCCACGTCGCCGGCGGCGGTCGGTCGGGGCCGGTAGTCGGGGCCGAGCACCGAGGTCCACGAGAGCTTCTCGCCGGGGACGATCTCGAGATAGCAACCGGTGTTGTCGAACTCGTCGCCCTCCGGTGAGCGCATCACGGTGCGGAACACGCCGCCCGGCCGGAGATCGACCTCGGCGTCGGGGGTCTCCCACGGCCGGGGCGTGAAGAACTGCTTGAGGAGCTCGGGTTCGGTCCAGGCTCGCCAGACGAGCTCAGGCGGGACGGCGACCTCCCGCTCGAGCACGAGGTCGAGTTCGGGGTTGACGGGGTAGGGGGTGAAGCTCACGTGGGTTACTTCTCCTCTTCGTGGAGTCGGATGACCAGCTCGTCGAGTTGGTCGAGCCGTGTCTCCCACCGGAGGCGGTTGTCGTCGAGCCATTCGGCGACGAACTCCAGTCCCGTGGGGTCCAGGGCGTAGGTGCGGACCCGCCCGTTCTTCGTCGACGTCACCAAACCGACGTCGGACAGCACGCGCAGGTGTTGGAGAAACGACGGCAGGGCCATGTCGAACTCCTCGGCCAGGCTCGTCGTCGACGTCGGGCCGGCGGCGAGTCGCTCGATCACGCGGCAGCGGGTCGGGTCGGCGAGGGCCTGGAACACCCGGTGCGGCTCTGATCGATCGTTAGGCACGGACCTAACCATATGCGGTGATGATGGTTAGGTCAACCCCTAAGTGTCAGTCGGCGAGCACCGGCGCGGGCGCCACGGCGTCCGCCCGTCGGGGACCGTTGACGGCGAGATGCACGATGGCGACGGCCACGAGGCCGACCCCGATCCACATCGACTGGACCCAGCCGTCGACGAAGGCGTCCTTCGCGGCCTCGATGATCGCGGGACCGTACTCAGGGGTCGTGCTCGCCACGCCGAAGGCGCTCCCGATGCCCTCGCGGGCCGGTTCGGCGAACTGCTCGGGGATGCCCTCGAGGTGGGGGTCGATGCTCGATTCGTAGCGGGTGGTGAGGATCGAGCCGAGGAGGGCCACGCCGATCGCACCGCCCAGCTCGCGGGTGGTGTCGTTGAGCGCGGACGCCACGCCCTGTTTGTCCTCGGGCAGGGTCTCGGTGATCGCCGCCGTCGCCGGGGTCATGGTGAGGCCCATGCCGAGGCCGATGATGAGCAGCCCGGGAAGGATCGACCCGTAGCCGCCGTCGACCGACGCTCGCAGGGCGAGCGTCATGAGGCCGATCCCGGCGGTCGTCGCACCGAGCAGCATCGCGTTGCGGGTACCGAGTCGATCGGTGACCTTGGGGGAGAGCACGGCCGAGGTGGGCATCATCACGAAGGCCATCGGGAGGAGGGCGACGGCGGAGCGCAGTGCCGACCAGCCGATCACGGCCTGCATGAAGGGGAAGAGGACGAGGAAGATGCCGAACATCACGGCGAACAGCGCCATCAACGTCACCGCCCCGCCGGAGAGCGCACGGTTGCGGAAGACCCGGACGTCGAGCAGCGGATCGACATGACGGCGTTCCCAAGCGACGAAGGCGATGGATCCGATGATGCCGATGGCGATCGACCCGAGGGTGATCGGCGCGGTCCAGCCCTGTTCGGGTCCCTCATGGATGCCGAGGACGAGGCCGCCGATGGCGAGCATCGAGAACAGCGAGCCGACCACGTCGAACGGGTGCTCGCTGTGCTCCACCGAGTTCGGGATGTGACGCACCGTCATGTACGCGGAGTAGAGGACGAGCACGGCGGGGATGGCGAAGAGCCAGCGCCAGGTGAGCACGTCGACCATGAAGGAGGCGGCAAAGAGCCCGACGAGGCCGCCCGAGCCGGCGACGCCCGCCCACACCCCGATGGCCTGGGCCCGGTCCTCGTCGGCGAAGCTCGAGGTGATCACCGACAAGGTGACGGGCATGATCATCGCCGCGCCGACGCCGGCGAGGACGCGAGCGGCGATCATCATGGCCGTGGTGGTCGCCAGGCCGGCGGCGAGGCTGGCGACGACGAACACGGCGAGGCCCGCGAGGAGCACGTGCTTGCGGCCCCAGCGGTCACCGATGGCGCCGACCGGCATCAGTAGCGCGGCGAGCGCGACCGTGTAGCCGTTGATGATCCACAGGATCGCGTTCTGGGACGCGCCCAGGTCGATGGCGAGTTCCTGTTGGGCGACGTTCAGCCCGGAGACGGACGCCATGACGGCCATGAGGGCGGTGCAGGTGGCGAGGAGGATGTTGCGCTGGCGGCGCTTGTCGGCCACGACGGCGGGTTCGGGCGTCGCGGGATGAGATGATGGGGGGATCGAGGTGAGGGTGGTCATAACAGAACGAAACGGTATCGTAGTGTTACCGGACGCGGAAGGGTCATTCGCATGACATCCGACACAGCAGCGGGAACCGATCCCCGAGTGGCGCGAAGCCGCGAGAAGCTCCTCGACGCGGCGACCGAGCTGCTCGTCGAGTCCGGGGCTCGCGGCGTCACCGTCGATGCCGTGGCCGAGCGGTCCGGGGTGGC is a genomic window containing:
- a CDS encoding sulfotransferase, which produces MHADKLLDEAGVALDAAADEPFRIIVDDLRDRARLTDVGADFTRRWLLRLLRGHADLRDVATADPGVVDETIEAPVVVAGAPRTGTTYLHGLLAQLPGVRAPQGWELLSPLPPPTGDEADDDPRIRAADEELTFPQRISEPMLAIHRYAGRMHKECLSAMSFAFRSEEFISRYDLPNYVDWLAAADMTTAYDTHRRVLQVLQRRQRTGRWVLKSPVHLNNLPTLMAVYPDARIVITHREPAEVLGSVTSLVANLRRAFSDRVDEAATGRYHLELYGRTLSSLGPWLDDGVVAPDRVVHVRQADLIADPQATLDEIAARFGLPTATVDARPPVETGSHDYTLQGTTPTEVTRTFAPYRTRFLSS
- a CDS encoding DUF1214 domain-containing protein yields the protein MPMSDLTALVRGFTDRIAALAADVVGPPFPDAPGEQIEHLLEQMTRFVEWEVFHADPTRPAFHRHNDLVSQWGGPNADNVYRHARISPQHRYRITGRMHSCDQWLLAIRKGFMHNEVWGTVATLTASDLGIGPGDDFEITLGSGGTGPAHVELPDGAIMVSIREYYYDWSADEPATFVIECLDDPGPVAAPIADDLAPLLDRAFMQVDDSVRNWNRYLIENRDEREPNVFASGLEVAKGLSAARYAFNFWDLAPDESIFVEADVPHADYWALQLYRMGTFELTDPWDRVCSRNHRQTTVSADGRIRLVVGPTDVGAANWLDTGGRATGLCTFRWFWPHDDVAPEISTQVVRATDLDAVMGEATPRIGSDERAAELAARRRHLAWRFRT
- a CDS encoding TauD/TfdA family dioxygenase, encoding MRDLRLRPISGALGAEVTGIDLGDLDADAVAAIRDAFVDHHVLVFRDQDLTPEDQVAFGRHFGELDTHPFVEMNEQHGEILDVVTEPDDRSNFGGGWHTDLTFLDEPDLGSILYAVEVPETGGDTLFANQHLAYDALSETMRAILDDLEAVHSAAPQYGEGGLSTYSKSMETKDSELSYKTVVHPVVRTHPESGRKALYVNGAFTTGIVGMHGAESRHLLEFLLKHAVRERFTCRVRWEPGTLVMWDNRSVQHYALHDYAGQRRHMRRVTVKGDRPV
- a CDS encoding pyridoxal-phosphate dependent enzyme, yielding MTALDAQPRVTLGHWPTPLEPADRLRAIQGGPRVWLKRDDCSGLAFGGNKTRKLEFLLGRALADEATGVVTFGALQSNHCRQAAAACNRVGLPCHLILTTAVDRDDAHYTGSGNRMLDDVLGATVHVVADNDAALTRCGELLAGDPALAVIGPGGSDATGTLGYVAAARELADQLHAEGVVPTEVVVAASTGGTAAGLLLGLALAGMPTPVRAVAVYADGATTSGVVDHLVTETAALLGVDPPSPELLRVDDSGLGDGYGIETAASHGAIDVLARAEGVLLDPVYTAKAFAALLADPGAADDDVVFVHTGGQPGLFAYAAAFAVDGDT
- a CDS encoding XRE family transcriptional regulator → MTARLEDIEHLVRSRLRSLRTSMGLSLDALAERTNLSASTISRVETGNRTISLDILLPLATALQIDLDSLLDLTNDEDVVIRPQPSRSGDRTTWMLSRPTGSTVALKQRLQPTSRRPEQRVHPGHDWFFVLEGRVRLLLGDREILVERGEAAEFATMTPHAFAAVDEPAEVIMIFDRDGHRAHTHDESAPSEPG
- a CDS encoding bifunctional NAD(P)/FAD-dependent oxidoreductase/class I SAM-dependent methyltransferase; translated protein: MSEHTPHSIERHGDVLVVGGSAAGLAAALQLGRQRRSVMVVDAGEPRNAPAAAMHGFLGRDATPPSELIGVGREEVRSYGGEVLSGRVVELTRHDRGFRADLVGGHSVVARHVVIATGIVDVLPDIDGVADQWGRGVIHCPFCHGYEVRDRRIVQIVTHPMGLHSAPLFRQLSDRLTVVVHEPADIDRADLDALDAAGVEIVERWVARVVTGPTGEISGVELASGEVLDADAVVVGPRFAAATAPFERVGVAAAPHPSGLGTAVEVDELGATSVPGVWAAGNVTDPSQQVIQAAAAGARVGAMVAFALAQEDLAADGRPSSNEVDWDRRYAGDRLWSGNPNGALVTELDGVAPGTALDVGSGEGGDAIWLAEQGWTVTASDISTTALAVVAAEADRRGLPIECLHADANAIDAYGSRRFDLVSAHYASIPRTADDRGLHNLLDAVAPGGTLLVVSHDITPMRHPVDTTTVSRVFDPDAYLRVEDVEAVVRSSPSWTIEVHETRPRPPGAASAHHVDDVVLRARRHPR
- a CDS encoding SRPBCC family protein, which codes for MSFTPYPVNPELDLVLEREVAVPPELVWRAWTEPELLKQFFTPRPWETPDAEVDLRPGGVFRTVMRSPEGDEFDNTGCYLEIVPGEKLSWTSVLGPDYRPRPTAAGDVAMTAIIELEPTATGGTRYRAVAVHNDVDSRAQHEEMGFHDGWGTVLDQLVELMTHAT
- a CDS encoding metalloregulator ArsR/SmtB family transcription factor encodes the protein MPNDRSEPHRVFQALADPTRCRVIERLAAGPTSTTSLAEEFDMALPSFLQHLRVLSDVGLVTSTKNGRVRTYALDPTGLEFVAEWLDDNRLRWETRLDQLDELVIRLHEEEK
- a CDS encoding MFS transporter, producing the protein MTTLTSIPPSSHPATPEPAVVADKRRQRNILLATCTALMAVMASVSGLNVAQQELAIDLGASQNAILWIINGYTVALAALLMPVGAIGDRWGRKHVLLAGLAVFVVASLAAGLATTTAMMIAARVLAGVGAAMIMPVTLSVITSSFADEDRAQAIGVWAGVAGSGGLVGLFAASFMVDVLTWRWLFAIPAVLVLYSAYMTVRHIPNSVEHSEHPFDVVGSLFSMLAIGGLVLGIHEGPEQGWTAPITLGSIAIGIIGSIAFVAWERRHVDPLLDVRVFRNRALSGGAVTLMALFAVMFGIFLVLFPFMQAVIGWSALRSAVALLPMAFVMMPTSAVLSPKVTDRLGTRNAMLLGATTAGIGLMTLALRASVDGGYGSILPGLLIIGLGMGLTMTPATAAITETLPEDKQGVASALNDTTRELGGAIGVALLGSILTTRYESSIDPHLEGIPEQFAEPAREGIGSAFGVASTTPEYGPAIIEAAKDAFVDGWVQSMWIGVGLVAVAIVHLAVNGPRRADAVAPAPVLAD